A genomic window from Phoenix dactylifera cultivar Barhee BC4 chromosome 7, palm_55x_up_171113_PBpolish2nd_filt_p, whole genome shotgun sequence includes:
- the LOC103702438 gene encoding sufE-like protein 1, chloroplastic/mitochondrial isoform X2, translating into MSSLSASLRLFSPKLPQTFPKSPFFPSKPFLIFSSSISFQRLPKSPLSEPLRAQQREAEVDLCVLPPRLQEIIVLFQSVPEPKAKYQQLLHYGAQLPPLDPRFKTDDQRVRGCVSQVWVRAFRDADDPAAVRFEADSDSALTKGLAALLVFGLSGSLAPVIASVPPGFVHLLGLQQSLTPSRNNGFLNMLKLMQQKALQLYSQVGNSEINGVSESKGGNSGAKGGILEDKISIFREVLSANRSGDSLPYGHLKVDGHGMDSADVVQKSSGGGIGGRRERIRQGLERELSPVELEVEDISYQHAGHAGVRGNSDGETHFNVRVVSKEFEGKSLVKRHRLVYDLLQEELQTGLHALSIVAKTPSEAQSS; encoded by the exons ATGTCGTCCCTCTCCGCTTCTCTCCGCCTCTTCTCCCCCAAACTCCCCCAAACCTTCCCCAAATCCCCCTTCTTCCCTTCCAAACCATTTctcatcttctcctcctccatctccttccAACGCCTCCCTAAATCCCCTCTTTCCGAGCCCCTCAGAGCCCAGCAGCGAGAGGCCGAGGTCGACCTCTGCGTGCTCCCCCCCAGATTGCAAGAGATCATCGTCCTCTTCCAGTCTGTCCCGGAACCCAAGGCCAAGTACCAACAGCTCCTCCACTACGGCGCCCAGCTCCCCCCTCTCGACCCCCGCTTCAAGACCGACGACCAGCGCGTCCGCGGCTGCGTCTCCCAGGTGTGGGTCCGCGCCTTCCGCGACGCCGACGACCCCGCCGCCGTCCGCTTCGAGGCCGACTCCGACTCCGCCCTCACCAAGGGGCTCGCCGCGCTCCTTGTCTTCGGCCTCTCCGGCTCCCTCGCCCCCGTCATCGCCTCGGTCCCGCCCGGCTTCGTTCACCTGCTCGGCCTCCAGCAGAGCCTTACGCCCTCCAGGAATAACGGGTTCCTGAACATGCTCAAGCTCATGCAGCAGAAGGCCCTCCAGCTCTATTCCCAGGTCGGTAATTCGGAAATTAACGGGGTTTCAGAATCCAAGGGAGGGAATTCGGGTGCCAAAGGTGGAATCTTGGAGGATAAAATTTCGAT CTTTAGAGAGGTTTTGAGTGCCAACAGGAGCGGCGATTCGCTACCCTATGGGCATTTGAAGGTTGATGGACACGGTATGGATAGCGCCGATGTGGTGCAGAAAAGTTCTGGTGGTGGGATTGGTGGGAGAAGGGAGAGGATTAGGCAGGGATTGGAGAGGGAGCTATCTCCGGTGGAATTGGAGGTGGAGGATATATCATATCAACATGCGGGCCATGCTGGGGTTAGGGGGAATAGTGATGGAGAAACCCATTTCAATGTGAGGGTGGTATCCAAAGAGTTTGAAGGGAAGAGTTTGGTGAAGAGGCACAGGCTTGTTTATGACCTGTTGcaagaggagttgcagactggATTGCACGCCCTCTCCATAGTTGCAAAGACTCCATCCGAAGCCCAATCCAGTTAG
- the LOC103702438 gene encoding sufE-like protein 1, chloroplastic/mitochondrial isoform X1, producing the protein MSSLSASLRLFSPKLPQTFPKSPFFPSKPFLIFSSSISFQRLPKSPLSEPLRAQQREAEVDLCVLPPRLQEIIVLFQSVPEPKAKYQQLLHYGAQLPPLDPRFKTDDQRVRGCVSQVWVRAFRDADDPAAVRFEADSDSALTKGLAALLVFGLSGSLAPVIASVPPGFVHLLGLQQSLTPSRNNGFLNMLKLMQQKALQLYSQVGNSEINGVSESKGGNSGAKGGILEDKISILGEKTDKTGEDSIFREVLSANRSGDSLPYGHLKVDGHGMDSADVVQKSSGGGIGGRRERIRQGLERELSPVELEVEDISYQHAGHAGVRGNSDGETHFNVRVVSKEFEGKSLVKRHRLVYDLLQEELQTGLHALSIVAKTPSEAQSS; encoded by the coding sequence ATGTCGTCCCTCTCCGCTTCTCTCCGCCTCTTCTCCCCCAAACTCCCCCAAACCTTCCCCAAATCCCCCTTCTTCCCTTCCAAACCATTTctcatcttctcctcctccatctccttccAACGCCTCCCTAAATCCCCTCTTTCCGAGCCCCTCAGAGCCCAGCAGCGAGAGGCCGAGGTCGACCTCTGCGTGCTCCCCCCCAGATTGCAAGAGATCATCGTCCTCTTCCAGTCTGTCCCGGAACCCAAGGCCAAGTACCAACAGCTCCTCCACTACGGCGCCCAGCTCCCCCCTCTCGACCCCCGCTTCAAGACCGACGACCAGCGCGTCCGCGGCTGCGTCTCCCAGGTGTGGGTCCGCGCCTTCCGCGACGCCGACGACCCCGCCGCCGTCCGCTTCGAGGCCGACTCCGACTCCGCCCTCACCAAGGGGCTCGCCGCGCTCCTTGTCTTCGGCCTCTCCGGCTCCCTCGCCCCCGTCATCGCCTCGGTCCCGCCCGGCTTCGTTCACCTGCTCGGCCTCCAGCAGAGCCTTACGCCCTCCAGGAATAACGGGTTCCTGAACATGCTCAAGCTCATGCAGCAGAAGGCCCTCCAGCTCTATTCCCAGGTCGGTAATTCGGAAATTAACGGGGTTTCAGAATCCAAGGGAGGGAATTCGGGTGCCAAAGGTGGAATCTTGGAGGATAAAATTTCGATCTTGGGTGAAAAAACTGATAAAACTGGCGAAGATTCGATCTTTAGAGAGGTTTTGAGTGCCAACAGGAGCGGCGATTCGCTACCCTATGGGCATTTGAAGGTTGATGGACACGGTATGGATAGCGCCGATGTGGTGCAGAAAAGTTCTGGTGGTGGGATTGGTGGGAGAAGGGAGAGGATTAGGCAGGGATTGGAGAGGGAGCTATCTCCGGTGGAATTGGAGGTGGAGGATATATCATATCAACATGCGGGCCATGCTGGGGTTAGGGGGAATAGTGATGGAGAAACCCATTTCAATGTGAGGGTGGTATCCAAAGAGTTTGAAGGGAAGAGTTTGGTGAAGAGGCACAGGCTTGTTTATGACCTGTTGcaagaggagttgcagactggATTGCACGCCCTCTCCATAGTTGCAAAGACTCCATCCGAAGCCCAATCCAGTTAG
- the LOC103702363 gene encoding probable galacturonosyltransferase 4: MVRRKAVLVLLCLTVLAPIVLYTDRLSSFSNSISNDDFIDNVSNLSVGKELGKLNVLPQESTNAVKEPIGIVYLDNSRKSHQVLVQSSDGSAALESQEMPLRKSAEHKSRMLSATYKGSLSEKEGVIEQVVDRKIGKDDSEKSNAEEENKEMGSQQTELNTTPAKKENESEKHSEETTLKVDLEKLQTAPKYRNRSSTVISDARVRQLKDQLIRAKVYLGLQAIRTNPHYIRELRLRIREVQRALGDATKDTDLPRKANDKLKAMEQTLAKGKQIQDNCAAVIKKLRAMLHSTEEQLRVNKKQTVFLTQLAAKTLPKGLHCLPLRLSTEYFSLNPSQQQFPNQEKLEDPKLYHYALFSDNILAAAVVVNSTISNAKHPSNHVFHIVTDRVNYAAMRMWFLANPPGKAIIQVQNIEEFTWLNASYSPVLKQLGSQSIINYYFRSHHVNSETNLKFRNPKYLSILNHLRFYLPEMFPKLNKLVFLDDDIVVQKDLTGLWTINLKGKVNGAVETCRGSFHRFDRYLNFSNPLIAKNFDPHACGWAYGMNVFDLAEWRKQNITELYHSWQKLNHDRLLWKLGTLPPGLITFWKRTFPLDQSWHVLGLGYNPHVDQKEIEQAAVIHYNGNMKPWLEIGMLKYRNYWSKYINYDQVFLQDCNINP, translated from the exons ATGGTGAGGAGGAAGGCAGTGTTGGTGTTGCTGTGCCTCACAGTCCTCGCGCCCATCGTTCTCTACACCGATCGGCTTTCGTCTTTCTCCAATTCCATCT CAAATGACGATTTTATCGATAACGTCTCTAATTTG AGTGTTGGGAAGGAGTTGGGGAAACTAAACGTGCTTCCTCAG GAGTCGACCAATGCTGTGAAAGAGCCGATTGGGATCGTTTATCTCGATAATTCGAGGAAATCCCATCAGGTTTTAGTTCAATCCAGCGATGGCTCCGCGGCATTAGAGTCTCAAG AAATGCCACTAAGGAAGTCTGCAGAGCATAAGAGCAGGATGCTGTCGGCCACATATAAGGGGAGTCTTTCAGAAAAGGAGGGCGTGATTGAGCAAGTTGTCGATAGGAAGATTGGTAAGGATGATTCGGAGAAGTCCAATGCAGAGGAAGAGAACAAGGAAATGGGATCCCAGCAGACCGAGCTTAATACTACTCCAGCAAAAAAG GAAAATGAGTCTGAAAAGCATTCTGAAGAAACGACCCTTAAGGTTGATCTAGAAAAACTTCAGACAGCACCAAAATATAGAAACCGTAGTAGCACTGTTATATCTGATGCTAGAGTCCGGCAGCTCAAGGATCAGTTGATCAGAGCAAAGGTCTACCTTGGCCTTCAAGCAATCAGGACCAATCCTCACTACATCAGGGAGCTACGCTTGCGCATAAGAGAAGTTCAGCGAGCACTTGGTGATGCAACCAAGGATACAGACCTACCAAGGAA GGCCAACGACAAACTGAAGGCAATGGAACAGACTTTGGCTAAGGGCAAGCAAATTCAGGATAACTGTGCTGCTGTCATAAAAAAGCTACGTGCCATGCTTCACTCGACAGAGGAACAGTTACGAGTTAATAAGAAGCAGACTGTGTTTTTAACCCAACTTGCAGCTAAAACCCTCCCTAAAGGACTCCACTGCCTTCCCTTGAGGCTCTCCACTGAATACTTCTCCTTGAATCCCAGCCAACAGCAATTTCCAAATCAAGAAAAACTTGAAGATCCTAAGCTCTatcactatgcattattttCAGATAACATATTGGCAGCAGCAGTCGTTGTGAACTCGACTATTTCCAATGCTAAG CACCCGTCCAATCATGTTTTCCACATAGTTACTGACAGGGTCAACTATGCAGCGATGAGGATGTGGTTTTTGGCTAATCCACCTGGAAAAGCTATCATCCAAGTTCAGAACATTGAAGAATTTACATGGCTAAATGCTAGCTACAGTCCAGTACTCAAGCAGCTTGGATCGCAGTCAATAATCAACTATTATTTTAGGTCTCATCATGTGAACTCTGAGACAAACTTGAAGTTCCGAAACCCAAAATACCTTTCAATCCTGAATCATCTGCGATTTTACCTACCTGAGATGTTCCCAAAGCTCAATAAGCTGGTGTTTTTAGATGATGATATTGTGGTACAAAAGGACCTGACCGGCCTTTGGACGATCAATCTCAAAGGAAAGGTTAATGGTGCAGTTGAAACTTGCAGAGGAAGCTTCCATCGCTTTGATAGGTATTTGAACTTTTCGAACCCTCTCATTGCCAAAAATTTTGACCCTCATGCCTGTGGCTGGGCCTATGGAATGAATGTGTTTGATTTGGCTGAGTGGAGGAAGCAAAATATAACAGAGCTCTATCACTCCTGGCAGAAGCTG AACCATGACAGGCTGCTGTGGAAGCTGGGTACCCTGCCGCCTGGTTTAATAACATTTTGGAAGCGTACATTCCCCCTTGATCAATCATGGCATGTGCTTGGCCTGGGGTATAACCCACATGTGGATCAGAAGGAAATCGAGCAGGCAGCAGTGATACACTACAACGGAAACATGAAGCCCTGGCTGGAGATTGGCATGCTCAAGTATCGCAACTACTGGTCTAAATACATAAACTATGATCAAGTTTTTCTACAGGACTGCAACATCAATCCGTAG
- the LOC103702364 gene encoding glucan endo-1,3-beta-glucosidase 5 yields the protein MAAFQLVSALVLSLFLQIQRSVLMVDGAIGVNWGTLSSHRLQPSIVVDLMKENKISKVKLFDADPTVLRALAGSGIQVMVGIPNDMLGILGSSPATSDLWVTQNVSRYMVKGGVDIRYIAVGNEPFLTSYQGQYQSLVLPAMLNLQQSLTKANLGGYVKLVVPCNADAYQSATLPSQGTFRPELTQIMTQLVSFLNSNGSPFVVNIYPFLSLYQSSDFPQDYAFFGGSSHPVVDGPSVYYNAFDGNFDTLVAALTKIGFGQMPIAIGEVGWPTDGAASANLSAARAFNQGLISNVLNNKGTPLRPGVPPVDVYLFSLLDEEQKSVLPGNFERHWGIFSFDGQAKYPLVIGLGNGRLKNAKNVQYLPSRWCVANPSRDLDAVANHMKLACSVADCTTLFYGGSCNAIGDKGNISYAFNSYYQLQKQEARSCDFDGLGMVTFLDPSIGDCRFLVGISDSSCSCIGCGIFAGLWIMTLWVLMYLRVLGSL from the exons ATGGCTGCGTTCCAGCTGGTTTCAGCTCTTGTGCTGTCGTTGTTCCTCCAAATCCAAAGATCGGTCTTGATGGTGGACGGGGCCATTGGCGTGAACTGGGGTACGCTGTCGTCCCACCGGCTGCAGCCCTCCATTGTTGTGGATCTCATGAAGGAGAACAAGATCTCCAAGGTGAAGCTCTTCGACGCCGACCCCACCGTGCTTCGGGCGCTGGCGGGGAGCGGCATCCAGGTGATGGTGGGCATCCCCAACGACATGCTCGGGATTTTGGGCTCTTCGCCCGCCACTTCAGATCTCTGGGTCACTCAGAATGTGTCGAGATATATGGTTAAAGGCGGCGTGGACATCAG GTACATTGCTGTCGGCAACGAGCCCTTCCTCACAAGCTACCAGGGGCAATATCAGTCCCTGGTTCTTCCAGCAATGCTCAATCTTCAGCAATCACTAACAAAAGCAAACCTGGGAGGTTATGTAAAGCTGGTCGTCCCTTGCAATGCTGATGCTTATCAGTCCGCCACACTTCCTTCTCAAGGAACATTTCGACCTGAACTGACTCAGATAATGACCCAGCTGGTCTCTTTTCTCAATTCCAATGGATCTCCCTTTGTGGTTAACATTTACCCTTTCCTGAGTCTTTACCAGAGCTCAGACttcccacaagactatgccttcttTGGGGGATCTTCGCACCCGGTTGTAGATGGCCCAAGCGTGTATTACAATGCCTTTGATGGAAATTTTGACACCTTAGTGGCTGCTCTTACGAAAATCGGCTTTGGGCAGATGCCTATAGCAATTGGTGAAGTGGGCTGGCCAACAGACGGAGCGGCAAGTGCAAATCTTAGTGCTGCAAGGGCTTTCAACCAAGGCCTTATCAGTAATGTCTTGAATAACAAAGGGACTCCTCTGAGACCTGGGGTTCCTCCAGTGGATGTTTATCTCTTCAGTCTTCTGGATGAAGAACAAAAGAGCGTACTTCCAGGGAATTTTGAGCGACACTGGGGGATATTTTCTTTCGACGGTCAGGCTAAGTACCCCCTGGTCATTGGATTGGGTAATGGCAGATTAAAGAATGCCAAAAATGTTCAATATCTCCCATCAAGGTGGTGTGTTGCCAACCCATCTCGAGATCTTGATGCTGTTGCAAATCATATGAAGCTGGCTTGCAGTGTTGCTGATTGCACCACTCTCTTCTATGGAGGATCGTGCAATGCTATCGGAGATAAGGGAAATATCTCATACGCATTCAACAGTTACTATCAGTTACAAAAGCAGGAAGCTCGGAGTTGTGATTTTGATGGGCTTGGAATGGTTACATTCCTCGATCCTTCAATTGGCGACTGCCGCTTTCTTGTCGGAATTAGTGATAGCAGTTGTTCTTGCATTGGTTGCGGAATATTTGCTGGGTTATGGATTATGACCTTGTGGGTGTTGATGTATCTCAGAGTTTTGGGTTCTCTGTGA
- the LOC103702365 gene encoding fructose-bisphosphate aldolase 5, cytosolic — MSAFVGKYADELIKTARYIATPGKGILAADESTGTIGKRLASINVENIESNRQALRELLFTSPNALSCLSGVILFEETLYQKSSDGTPFVDVLMENSVIPGIKVDKGTVEIAGTKSETTTQGFDSLGARCQQYYKAGARFAKWRAVLKIGPAEPSELAIQQNAQGLARYAIICQENGLAPIVEPEILTDGDHDITKCAAVTERVLAAVYKALNDHHVLLEGTLLKPNMVTPGSDSPKVTPEVIAEYTVAALRRTVPPAVPGIVFLSGGQSEEEATLNLNAMNKLKVVKPWTLSFSFGRALQQSTIKKWAGKKENVPAAQQAFLARCKANSEATLGKYAGGSADAAASESLYVKGYKY; from the exons ATGTCTGCCTTCGTAGGAAAATACGCCG ATGAACTTATCAAGACGGCCAGGTACATAGCGACTCCCGGCAAGGGCATTCTGGCCGCCGACGAGAGCACCGGCACGATCGGCAAACGCCTCGCAAGCATCAACGTTGAGAACATCGAGTCCAACCGGCAAGCCCTCCGCGAGCTCCTCTTCACATCGCCGAACGCCCTCTCCTGCCTCTCCGGAGTCATCCTCTTCGAAGAGACGCTCTACCAGAAGAGCTCCGACGGGACGCCGTTCGTCGACGTCCTGATGGAGAACTCGGTCATCCCCGGCATCAAGGTGGACAAGGGCACCGTGGAGATCGCCGGCACCAAGTCGGAGACCACCACCCAAGGCTTCGACTCCCTGGGGGCCCGCTGCCAGCAGTACTACAAGGCCGGCGCCCGGTTTGCGAAATGGAGGGCCGTCCTCAAGATTGGGCCCGCCGAGCCGTCGGAGCTCGCCATCCAGCAGAATGCCCAGGGGCTGGCGCGGTACGCCATCATATGCCAAGAGAACGGGCTCGCGCCCATCGTCGAGCCGGAAATCCTCACCGACGGCGACCATGACATCACCAAGTGTGCGGCGGTCACCGAGAGGGTGCTCGCCGCCGTCTACAAGGCGCTCAACGATCACCATGTGCTCCTCGAGGGCACCCTCCTCAAGCCCAACATGGTGACCCCTGGCTCCGACAGCCCCAAG GTGACCCCTGAAGTGATAGCGGAGTACACGGTGGCGGCGCTGCGACGAACCGTCCCCCCGGCCGTCCCCGGGATTGTGTTCCTGTCCGGTGGGCAGAGCGAGGAGGAGGCGACGCTGAACCTGAACgccatgaacaagctgaaaGTGGTGAAGCCATGGACTCTGTCCTTCTCATTTGGACGGGCCCTTCAGCAGAGCACCATTAAGAAGTGGGCTGGCAAGAAGGAGAACGTTCCGGCGGCCCAGCAGGCGTTCCTGGCGAGGTGCAAGGCCAATTCGGAGGCTACGCTCGGGAAGTACGCCGGGGGAAGTGCCGATGCCGCGGCTTCCGAGAGCTTGTACGTCAAGGGATACAAATACTAG